In a single window of the Subtercola sp. PAMC28395 genome:
- the glsA gene encoding glutaminase A translates to MSTELDPDNTRPPRPRVSTGVLPSIAEVTALLEEAHERYLHLDEGDVADYIPSLGEADPSLFGISVCGVNGGISSVGDALREFSIQSISKVFVFALVCQHSGHDAVSRLVGVNSTGLPFNSVMAVELNGGNPMNPLVNAGALATTSLVPGADADEKWAFIKQGLSAFAGRPLELDQATYESETATNQRNMAIARLLQSYGRMNFDPLVTTEVYTKQCSLLVSARDLAIMAATLACGGVNPVTGLRVVDARVARDTLSVMATAGLYELSGDWLFEVGIPAKSGVSGGIVAVSPGKGGLGTYSPRLDPAGNSVRGQRTARFLSTALGLDIFAS, encoded by the coding sequence ATGAGCACCGAACTCGATCCCGACAACACCCGCCCGCCCCGACCGCGGGTATCGACGGGCGTCCTGCCGTCGATCGCAGAGGTCACCGCGCTTCTCGAAGAGGCCCACGAACGATACCTGCACCTGGATGAGGGCGATGTCGCCGACTACATTCCCTCGCTCGGTGAGGCCGACCCGTCGCTGTTCGGCATCAGCGTGTGCGGGGTGAACGGCGGCATCAGCAGTGTCGGTGACGCGCTGCGTGAGTTCAGCATCCAGTCGATTTCGAAGGTGTTCGTCTTCGCCCTCGTGTGTCAGCACAGCGGGCACGATGCGGTGTCACGGCTCGTCGGGGTGAACAGCACAGGCCTGCCGTTCAACTCGGTCATGGCGGTCGAGCTCAACGGTGGCAACCCGATGAACCCCCTGGTGAACGCTGGAGCGCTCGCGACCACGAGCCTGGTGCCGGGCGCCGACGCCGACGAGAAGTGGGCGTTCATCAAGCAGGGGCTGTCGGCGTTCGCGGGTCGCCCACTCGAGCTGGATCAGGCAACGTACGAATCAGAGACCGCGACCAACCAGCGCAATATGGCCATCGCGCGTCTGCTTCAGAGCTACGGGCGCATGAACTTCGACCCCCTTGTGACGACCGAGGTGTACACAAAACAGTGCTCGTTGCTCGTCTCGGCGCGCGATCTGGCGATCATGGCCGCCACCCTGGCCTGCGGGGGAGTGAACCCGGTCACCGGCCTTCGCGTCGTCGATGCCCGGGTGGCGAGGGACACGCTCTCGGTCATGGCGACGGCCGGCCTCTACGAGCTGTCTGGCGATTGGCTCTTCGAGGTCGGGATCCCGGCGAAGAGCGGCGTTTCGGGCGGTATTGTCGCTGTCTCGCCGGGCAAGGGCGGGCTCGGCACGTACTCACCCCGGCTCGACCCCGCGGGCAACAGCGTTCGTGGGCAGCGCACCGCGCGCTTCCTCTCCACCGCCCTGGGGCTCGACATCTTCGCTTCGTGA
- a CDS encoding AAA family ATPase, whose amino-acid sequence MMPPTSSMPTPATVGELRSSGHVYKTLRAEIRDNLLDALREGRDPWPGLHGFESTVIPQLERALIAGHDIVLLGERGQGKTRLLRTLSGLLDEWSPVIEGSELGEHPFEPITSQSIRRASELGDELPITWRSRNERYFEKLATPDTSVADLIGDVDPMKVAEGRSLGDPETIHFGLIPRSHRGIVAINELPDLAERIQVAMLNVMEERDIQIRGYVLRLPLDVLVMASANPEDYTNRGRIITPLKDRFGAEIRTHYPMELVDEVAVIRQEAELVADVPDYLVEILARFTRALRGSNAVDQRSGVSARFAIAGAETIAAAALHRATRQGENEAVARPVDLETAVDVLGGKIEFESGEEGREDEILDHLLRTATAEAVRAHFRGLDFGPLVSAIESGVMVTTGEQVSARDFLAGLPSLGESPLYDEIGERLGATNDGQRAGAIELALEGLYLARKLSKESGGGETIYG is encoded by the coding sequence ATGATGCCCCCTACCTCGTCCATGCCCACACCCGCAACGGTCGGCGAGCTCCGCTCTTCGGGGCACGTCTACAAGACGCTGCGAGCAGAAATCCGTGACAACCTCCTCGATGCCCTTCGGGAGGGCCGGGATCCGTGGCCCGGGCTCCACGGGTTCGAATCGACCGTCATCCCGCAGCTCGAACGGGCGCTGATCGCAGGGCACGACATCGTGCTGCTCGGCGAGCGTGGGCAGGGTAAGACCCGCCTGCTCCGAACGCTCAGCGGGCTGCTCGACGAGTGGTCGCCGGTCATCGAGGGCTCAGAGCTCGGCGAACACCCGTTCGAGCCCATCACCTCGCAGAGCATTCGCCGGGCATCCGAATTGGGCGACGAGCTGCCGATCACGTGGCGCAGTCGCAACGAGCGGTACTTCGAGAAGCTCGCTACTCCCGACACGAGTGTGGCCGACCTGATCGGTGACGTCGACCCGATGAAGGTCGCTGAGGGGCGGAGTCTCGGAGACCCCGAGACGATCCACTTCGGTCTCATTCCGCGAAGCCACCGCGGGATCGTCGCGATCAACGAGTTGCCCGACCTCGCAGAGCGTATTCAGGTGGCGATGCTGAACGTGATGGAGGAGCGCGACATCCAGATTCGCGGCTACGTGCTGCGACTGCCGCTCGACGTGCTCGTCATGGCCAGCGCGAACCCCGAGGACTACACGAACCGCGGCCGCATCATCACGCCGCTCAAAGACCGGTTCGGCGCCGAGATCCGCACGCACTACCCGATGGAACTCGTCGACGAGGTGGCGGTCATCCGGCAGGAAGCGGAGCTCGTCGCTGACGTGCCCGACTATCTCGTCGAGATCCTGGCGCGATTCACGCGTGCGCTCCGCGGTTCGAATGCGGTCGACCAGCGCAGTGGGGTGAGTGCGCGCTTCGCTATTGCGGGTGCGGAGACCATCGCGGCTGCGGCGCTTCACCGCGCGACCCGCCAGGGTGAGAACGAGGCGGTCGCGAGACCCGTCGACCTCGAAACGGCGGTCGACGTTCTCGGCGGCAAGATCGAGTTCGAATCGGGCGAAGAGGGGCGCGAAGACGAGATTCTCGACCATCTGCTGCGCACGGCTACGGCCGAGGCCGTCAGGGCGCACTTTCGGGGCCTTGATTTCGGCCCGCTCGTGAGCGCGATCGAAAGCGGCGTCATGGTGACGACGGGCGAGCAGGTTTCGGCGCGCGACTTTCTCGCCGGGCTGCCGTCACTGGGGGAGTCGCCGCTCTACGACGAGATCGGCGAACGACTCGGTGCGACGAACGACGGGCAACGGGCGGGAGCTATCGAATTGGCGCTCGAGGGCCTCTACCTGGCGCGCAAGCTGAGCAAGGAGAGCGGCGGGGGAGAGACGATCTATGGCTAG
- a CDS encoding VWA domain-containing protein, whose translation MARANRRLTHDARYGKYVDGPDPLAPPVDLAEALEAIGEDVMAGSSPERALNEFLRRGGANQAGLDDLARRVAERRRELAQKHNLDGTLQQIRELLDKAVLAERKQLARDASMDDGDRALAEMQLDALPPSPAAAVSELSDYQWHSSEARAEFEKIKDLLGREMLDQRFAGMKKALENATEADREAINAMLADLNELLDAHKRGEDTPEQFDDFMAKHGEFFPENPGTVDELIDALAERAAAAQRMRNSMTQEQRDELDALAQQAFGSPELMQSLAQLDDNLQSLRPGENWSGSERMNGEQGLGLGDGTGVFQSIADLDELSEQLSQSYNGSQLDDLDLDKLSRQLGDEATMDARALQQLEKALRDSGTLKRGTDGKLKLSPKAMRQLGKALLRDVADRMSGRQGNRDLRQAGAAGDRSGATREWAFGDTEPWDVTRTITNALTRTAGERGPSGSSSTVRIEVGDVEVQETEARTQACVALLVDTSFSMAMDGRWVPMKRTALALHTLITSRFRGDDLQLIGFGRHAEVMDIEQLTGLDAMWDKGTNLHHALLLANRHFRKHPNAQPVLLIVTDGEPTSHLEPNGEVYFNYPPDPVTVAYSVRELDNSTRLGAQTTFFRLGDDPGLARFIDSMARRAGGMVVAPELDDLGAAVVSSYLGSRRGPAGGSGSGGGTSGFDEMFGRGWGRWAD comes from the coding sequence ATGGCTAGGGCCAACCGCCGCCTCACGCATGACGCACGGTACGGCAAGTACGTCGACGGGCCGGACCCCCTGGCGCCGCCGGTCGACCTGGCCGAGGCGCTGGAGGCGATCGGTGAAGACGTGATGGCCGGTTCGTCCCCCGAGCGCGCACTCAACGAATTCCTTCGGCGGGGTGGCGCGAACCAGGCCGGGCTCGACGATCTGGCGCGGCGTGTTGCCGAGCGTCGCAGGGAGCTCGCCCAGAAGCACAACCTCGACGGCACCCTGCAGCAGATCAGAGAACTCCTCGACAAGGCGGTGCTGGCCGAGCGCAAACAACTCGCACGCGATGCGTCGATGGATGATGGCGACCGGGCCCTCGCAGAGATGCAGCTCGACGCGCTCCCCCCGTCTCCCGCCGCAGCCGTCAGCGAACTGAGCGACTACCAATGGCACAGCAGCGAGGCCCGCGCGGAGTTCGAGAAGATCAAGGACCTCCTGGGCAGGGAGATGCTCGACCAGCGCTTCGCCGGCATGAAGAAGGCACTCGAGAACGCGACGGAGGCCGACCGCGAGGCGATCAACGCCATGCTCGCCGATCTCAATGAGCTGCTCGATGCGCACAAGCGCGGCGAAGACACACCCGAGCAGTTCGACGACTTCATGGCCAAGCACGGCGAGTTCTTCCCGGAGAACCCCGGCACCGTCGACGAGCTCATCGATGCGCTGGCCGAGCGGGCCGCCGCCGCCCAGCGCATGCGCAACTCCATGACCCAGGAGCAGCGTGACGAGCTCGATGCCCTTGCCCAGCAGGCGTTCGGCTCGCCCGAGCTGATGCAGTCGCTCGCCCAGCTCGACGACAACCTCCAGTCGTTGCGCCCGGGGGAGAACTGGAGTGGGTCTGAGCGCATGAACGGCGAGCAGGGCCTCGGTCTAGGGGACGGAACGGGCGTCTTTCAGAGCATCGCCGATCTCGACGAGCTCTCTGAGCAGTTGTCGCAGTCCTACAACGGGTCGCAACTCGACGATCTCGACCTCGACAAACTCTCGCGGCAACTCGGCGATGAAGCGACAATGGATGCCCGGGCCTTACAGCAGCTCGAAAAGGCCCTTCGCGATTCTGGCACCCTGAAGCGCGGCACCGACGGCAAGCTCAAGCTCAGCCCCAAGGCCATGCGCCAGCTCGGCAAGGCGCTTCTGCGCGATGTCGCCGACAGGATGTCGGGCCGCCAGGGCAACCGCGACCTGCGCCAGGCCGGGGCCGCTGGCGATCGTTCGGGCGCGACCCGCGAGTGGGCCTTCGGCGACACCGAGCCGTGGGACGTCACCCGAACCATCACGAACGCGTTGACGCGCACGGCGGGGGAGCGGGGACCATCGGGCTCGAGCTCGACGGTGCGCATCGAAGTCGGCGACGTTGAAGTGCAGGAGACGGAGGCACGCACCCAGGCGTGCGTCGCGCTACTCGTCGACACCTCGTTCTCGATGGCGATGGATGGCCGCTGGGTTCCCATGAAGCGCACCGCGCTTGCCCTGCACACGCTCATCACAAGTCGGTTCCGCGGGGACGACCTGCAGCTGATCGGTTTCGGTCGTCACGCTGAAGTCATGGACATCGAACAACTCACGGGCCTCGATGCTATGTGGGACAAGGGCACCAACCTGCACCACGCGCTGCTGCTGGCGAATCGGCACTTCCGTAAGCATCCGAATGCCCAGCCGGTGCTGCTCATCGTCACCGACGGGGAACCGACCTCGCATCTGGAGCCCAACGGCGAGGTGTACTTCAACTACCCGCCCGACCCCGTGACGGTGGCGTATTCCGTTCGCGAACTCGACAACTCCACGCGCCTGGGCGCCCAGACGACGTTCTTCAGGCTCGGCGACGACCCCGGGCTCGCCCGATTCATCGATTCGATGGCCCGGCGCGCGGGGGGAATGGTCGTCGCCCCCGAACTCGACGACCTCGGTGCGGCTGTGGTGAGTTCCTACCTCGGTTCGAGGCGCGGGCCAGCTGGCGGTTCCGGTTCTGGTGGGGGTACCTCGGGCTTCGACGAGATGTTCGGCAGAGGCTGGGGTCGCTGGGCTGATTAG